In Arachis stenosperma cultivar V10309 chromosome 1, arast.V10309.gnm1.PFL2, whole genome shotgun sequence, one DNA window encodes the following:
- the LOC130960885 gene encoding protein LOL1 isoform X3, translated as MPVPLAPYPTPLAPHTPPSANGQQSQLVCSGCRNLLLYPVGASSVCCAVCNAVTAVPPPGTEMAQLICGGCHTLLMYIRGATSVQCSCCHTVNLAMEGINKHHRAEVQQLNQTIYIEQS; from the exons ATGCCAGTTCCACTTGCTCCTTATCCAACACCACTGGCTCCACATACTCCTCCATCCGCAAATG GTCAACAGAGTCAACTTGTGTGTTCTGGCTGTAGAAACCTTTTGCTCTATCCGGTTGGAGCCTCCTCTGTTTGCTGTGCTGTTTGCAATGCAGTCACCGCCGTGCCGCCTCCCG GAACGGAAATGGCCCAGTTAATCTGTGGAGGCTGCCATACATTACTAATGTACATCCGTGGCGCAACAAGTGTCCAATGCTCATGCTGTCACACTGTGAATCTAGCCATGGAAG GCATCAACAAGCATCACAGAGCAGAAGTTCAGCAACTAAATCAAACTATATATATAGAGCAAAGTTAA
- the LOC130960885 gene encoding protein LOL1 isoform X2: MCQQSQLVCSGCRNLLLYPVGASSVCCAVCNAVTAVPPPGTEMAQLICGGCHTLLMYIRGATSVQCSCCHTVNLAMEANQVAHVNCGSCRMLLMYQYGATSVKCAVCNFVTSIGASTSITEQKFSN; encoded by the exons ATGT GTCAACAGAGTCAACTTGTGTGTTCTGGCTGTAGAAACCTTTTGCTCTATCCGGTTGGAGCCTCCTCTGTTTGCTGTGCTGTTTGCAATGCAGTCACCGCCGTGCCGCCTCCCG GAACGGAAATGGCCCAGTTAATCTGTGGAGGCTGCCATACATTACTAATGTACATCCGTGGCGCAACAAGTGTCCAATGCTCATGCTGTCACACTGTGAATCTAGCCATGGAAG CAAATCAGGTGGCACATGTCAATTGTGGCAGCTGCAGGATGCTACTGATGTACCAATATGGAGCAACATCTGTTAAATGTGCAGTTTGCAATTTTGTAACTTCAATTGGG GCATCAACAAGCATCACAGAGCAGAAGTTCAGCAACTAA
- the LOC130960885 gene encoding protein LOL1 isoform X1, translated as MPVPLAPYPTPLAPHTPPSANGQQSQLVCSGCRNLLLYPVGASSVCCAVCNAVTAVPPPGTEMAQLICGGCHTLLMYIRGATSVQCSCCHTVNLAMEANQVAHVNCGSCRMLLMYQYGATSVKCAVCNFVTSIGASTSITEQKFSN; from the exons ATGCCAGTTCCACTTGCTCCTTATCCAACACCACTGGCTCCACATACTCCTCCATCCGCAAATG GTCAACAGAGTCAACTTGTGTGTTCTGGCTGTAGAAACCTTTTGCTCTATCCGGTTGGAGCCTCCTCTGTTTGCTGTGCTGTTTGCAATGCAGTCACCGCCGTGCCGCCTCCCG GAACGGAAATGGCCCAGTTAATCTGTGGAGGCTGCCATACATTACTAATGTACATCCGTGGCGCAACAAGTGTCCAATGCTCATGCTGTCACACTGTGAATCTAGCCATGGAAG CAAATCAGGTGGCACATGTCAATTGTGGCAGCTGCAGGATGCTACTGATGTACCAATATGGAGCAACATCTGTTAAATGTGCAGTTTGCAATTTTGTAACTTCAATTGGG GCATCAACAAGCATCACAGAGCAGAAGTTCAGCAACTAA